The stretch of DNA GCCTAACGCCGCTTTACttgccgctcgcgcttcccagAGGCTCAACTCTtgcacttcttctctcccctccggCGGCCCATATGGATTGCCGCCACGCATGCGTTGCGCCAAAAGAGTCAGAGGTTAACGATGTGCGCGGCATCAGGACGACTTCCTTTCcgcgcttccgcgtctcgATCGCTCGTGTTTCCCAGTCTGCCTGGGGCTGTCGATGCCCCGCGTGCGTGCACTTTTCTTCGTGTTTGGTTCCCACTTGCGTTCCCAGCCGCCATCGACAGACTCAAACCGGAAAACGTACTTTGTGTGCTTAGCACCACTTCGACTTTCGCGCCTCGGGAACCGGACCAGGTTGACGCCATCGCTCGAGTAAGCCACgtgtgagagagaaaaaagggtgTGATGAAAAGACACCcacaaggaaagaagaagcagtaTAATGGGAGGAACACCGCGCCGTGGAAGccgcaggggggggggacgaCGCTTGCGTGTTTAAAGAGCGGCGCGTCATCAAGGCTGGCCCCGTCTGTCCGGACCAGGACGCGACTCCGAGAGGCAGAGTCTGTCGAGCCAAAACGTTTCGTCTGACGGAATCGGGCGATCCAcgacaggagacgagaagagggcgTGTAACGATTTGCAGTACACACGTCACTGTATCCAAAGTTGTAATGTGAATTGAGCTGACGAGTTTATCTCTTCTttcacgagagagaacccaACTACACCTAAATTTCTGTCCATCTCAGAGCCTGACAGCCCCTCTACTTGCCACAACCTCCGCAAGAGattcagagagacagagctcTGCATATatccgtcgccttctgtgaATTTGTTTCGGGATAcctacgcatgcatatatatatatatatatatatgcatatatttatacgtATATCTTTTGTATGGCTCTGCTCATAGTGTGTGTTGCTCTGTGTTTATTCTAAAACGAAATGCACAAATGGGACGTCTCTCGGATTTCTGGGCGCGAGGGAAGGACGACCGTCTCTGTTGATTCGCGAAGGGTACGCCTCGCTCGGGTCCTCACCGagggagagcgggagagcctctctccctgtgtcctttctgtttttcttcctttcgcgtCCCCTCCTTCTCGGATCTTGACGGTCTTCCCGCGCACTGAGTCTGCTGAGGTTTTCTGCTCTTCAGCTCTGCCAGGAAAAAGGCGTCGCACATGTGATCAACAATGCATACGGCCTGCAGTGCACCAAGTGTTGTCACCTTGTCGACCAGGTGGGCTCCCGCAAAAAAAAGAAACCTCCCTCACTCCGACTTCACATTTCCCATCCGAGGGCACTTCAAAGACCCCCACCTGTTAGAAAGACTCGGCGGAGCTGCAGCAGGAATCAACTACATGTCTTTCCACAAAAACAAACATGCAcctatgtatgtatatacttGAATGGCGAGCtatacgtgcatatatatatatggtagtacatatgtacatgtgtgtcGCTTTGTGCCTGTATATGTAGGTATCCTCactcgtatatatatatatatatatataatatatatatatatatatattcatatgtGCTTGCAACTGAGTGTATATTCTTTCATTTCCGTCGACagggcgcgggagagagagttTTGTTGAAATTTGACGCATGTGTGTGGTTCTCTAGGCAATTCGAACAGGCCGCGTAGATGCCTTTGTTCAATCAACAGACAAAAACTTCCTTACCCCTGTAGGAGGGGCGATCATCGCCAGCGGAGACCCCTCGTAAGTCTCCCCCATCGCTCGGCGAGAGGACAGGCTTATGTCTGCTTCAGTTTCCTCGTGCTGCCCTCCGgtcgtcctctcgctgcttcttATTTTTCTCTCAATTTGCTTTAAtgttcctctcgttttcctcttcttacttcactttccttttcctgtcccCTTACGTTTAGCTCGATTCCTTCTCGATTCCGCCCAGACGTTTTGTCACGTGATCGCGCtttggtgtctctcctctgcggcTCAGAAGCATCCAAAAAATCGCGGCAACCTATCCGGGGCGAGCAGGAAGCGGTCCCATCCTCGACTTGTTCATCACGCTACTTCAAATGGGTAACTCacctcctgtctcttttcttaTGTGAGAGGGATGCGATTCTCTCTCGGTTGGTGTGCACGGAGTCATCACAGGAGCGGCTGACGTCTCGTGCTTTTCTGTGCTCAGTTggtcctcgttttcttctctctctctcaaacTGTTTTCGCGTCCTCATCGGTAGTCTCGGATTCCCTTCTTCTTACACAccgttctcctctcgtctggTTCCTccgcctttgcttcttcttcgccaaaCGTCCGCCTGAGAGGTCGTCGCCTGCGTGTTTGCCCCTTTACTGAAAATGCTCTTCTCACCCTTTTGCTTCCCCTTACAAGGGTTCCCACTTATCCACCTTTATACACACAGAAGCATGTATACACGCAAGCACACATACCCaaatatacatttatatatttatgtattCCTGTGTGGGGTAACTGTGTAGTGCTTTTGTGCATGTCTCGTGTTCGTTTGTTGTCTTTAGCGACTTGCAgttgtttctgttttccagCGTCTCTGGCCTGGCcttcctgtgtctcgctgccgtctctctctctcgctgtttccgctctcttACGAGGCCCTGGGCACTGaggccgtctccgtttttcgttctcgtcACGGGCGAGAGACCTTCGTCTCGGCGCACCGAACAGTTTTTGCCACGTATTGTCAAAAATGGGTCACTCACTGCGTCTCTGTGAAGTCTCAAGTCCACCGTCTGTTTCGTTCCTCTAGGCCAAGCTGGTCTCAGGCAGCTGTTGGAAGAACGCCGAGAGCTCTACCGCTGGTTCAGGAGTGAACTGGAGAAAGTCTGTGACCAGATAGGTGAGGcacaagaaaggagaggaacgcggGGCCGTGAAAGGTGGATGCTTGTGGCGCTGCGTCGTTTCTGGACAAATACGAAGAGCTAAGTTTGACTGTCGACGCTCCGCTCGGATTCGTGCGGGTTTCCGGAGTTCTGTTGCCACTGTTTTggttccctctctgtttgcCTCCCTCCTGTCAGGAAGCCGCATCTTGCTGACGCCGAATAATCGGATTTCCATTGCTCTcgatctctctttcctggcTGAGGCGACGCGAAATGAGATAtcacgagggcgagagacacgagacgaaTCACCCGGGAAGCGCACGGAGGCCacggacgaggaagcgagagaggaggaagaccgTCTGTTAACGTTCTTCGGCTCCGCACTCTTCAAACGGAGGTGCTCTGGCCTTCGCGTGGTCCCATGTTACTCCCCAgagtcgtcttcttcctctcctgcatCTGCCCCAAAGTCACGGACTCTCCCAGCAACTCCGTCGAGTGCGTCTCCACCTGCGGATTGTTCTTCTTCTACTTCTTCTTCTACTTCTTCTgcgccctcttcctcttcactggGAGGCGAGGGACGAGCCTGTGCGAGCGCGTCAGAATCAATTGAAAGGAATGCGGGGAAGGCGGATCGGCAAACCTCAGAAGAAGGGTTACTGGCATGTCCTTTTAAACTTGAAGACCAGCAGGCTCGCAAGGCTTGGCGCGGCAATCAGAAGACGATCTGCGGTCACACGTTTTCCAACTACGGCAGCCACTGCGAGAATTTCCCTGTCCCGTATTGCACGGTGGCTGTTGCGATCGGTAAGTTTTGTCCTCTCTGCAGAAACCAGAAATCGAACTTTtcaaaggaaacgaaagcgcCAAGGCAAACGGCTCTTGCGCCAATTGACGCGACAGCGTCTTGAGCGTAGGCTTGAATCGCGTTATTTAAATATGGCGgcgttctcgcttttctggcCGGTTTTACCCTGTCGTTTGACTCTCGAAAACGAAGCCTGTGAGCGACACAACACGCATCTGGAGAGGCTTATATCCGTACTCACGTGGGCCGCTAGAGCCATAAATATTTCTACAGGCGTCTGTGCATAAACCTGATTGTATTTATACattcatatatgtatatatatatatatatatatatgtatgtattcaTACCGCAGTCGGGTGCTACGTGACGCTTGATTTGCACACGCCTGTCCCTGCATTTATCTCTCGTTTGAACAGCTTGGCATGCATTTGAGTCACGTTGTTCCCGTCGTATGAAAGGGATCTGTGCGCGTGACTGCGGCGTGCCAAGCGTGCGATTCGGTGCTATCGGGTGGCGGATTGGGAATCTGCTGCCTcagtttttccttttttttctccgtttccttctctgctaCAGGAGCAAAGAAGCAAGAGCTCGAAGActtcctgcctcgcttcctgcggGTTGTCGAAGAAAtaaagaagaaggcgagagctgGGACAAAGTAATCCAGACTGGAGGCGCAGGGATGgaatacaaatatatatatatatatatatatatatatatgttatgCTGGAACGTGAGCAGGACTGTTATCCTGCGTATATGAATCGGATGGGGACGTATTGTTTCGTCTTGGCAGTTTCACTTCTCCCACCGGGCTCTCTTCGTGCCGCCGTGTCGACGCGAAACCTGAGAGGCAGCGTCGCCCAAGCAAAGCGATTCGTGGGAACAGCACGTTGAGCTCTTAATCGAGTCTTTTGCGACACAAAACGCCTTTTGGCGTGAAACGGTTTAAGGCCGTAGCGTTGGCTGACGTGTTTAGGAATCTTCAGAAAAATTCACGCACTGCTTCACCGTTTTTCCGGCATGGCGAGAGGTCTAAGAACACGTTTCCAGAGTTCGCACGATCTGGGTTTCTTCCTGTTAACCTCTTTCAGCCGAGTGGCACGAAGGAATCTGTTTAACTGGACGCGGATGCTTTTTCGAGCGCTACATCAATGGATCCTAAGAGACTCTATCGAGTGTATCGCCACGTGCAGAGCTTCACTTCAAGTGCTGTGATCGAGACTAATCTGCACTGATGCTCACTTAGACAGATACCGGCCTCCGATTCCACACTTCGAGAAGCTTTTTCTTGAGTCGAGCCTGCTTTGCCGCTTCATCTGCCGGGGACAAGCTGACAGTTGCGTGCTGCTTACCAGCCAACGGCTGGGTGGCGCGTGACAAGAGTCCTCGATCTTCCGGTGTAAGCCGACCAACTTCGACAGTCGGGCAAGCGGCGAGCTTTCGCCTTTGCAGCTGAATTCCAGAAACAGGCGCCTAGATCTCGGCACCACAGATCCCCTCCCCTGCcgttccgcttctctttcctcaaAAGAACAGCTGAGCGAAACCACACGCCGGCTCTTTACACCTTGAGGTCGCCTCGCAGAAGAACAATGAAAACCATTCCCCGGTGTCGTGCGTTAATCGCCACGCATGTGCCCACAAAGAGGCCTGAGCAAGGCAGGTGCGCAAATCACCCAAAGATGGTGATGTGTGCTTTGCAGCTCTCCCTAATGGAGAAGCTTCTCATGTGGCCTCTCACCGTTTCTCTCATCCTGGATTCCTAAGCACGCTGCGAAACCCTTCTTAGAGCCCGGAAGGCTTTGCGTGCCGTGAGAATTTGGGCCAGATAAAACAGTGGATAAGCTGAGGTGTGAGAGTCTCGAAACGATGAAacacttttctcttcgctgaAACGGGGCGGCTGCGTGTGGGCGCGTTATGGCCGccgagtggagagaaacccTGAGCAGCTGAAACCCGACAGCACGGCGAACTGGAGACGGAGTGTGCTGTCTTGGAGACTCCACCgttgtctgcatgcgcttgtcAGTGTGTCGGTGTCCCTGTCGGGCGCACGCGCGTGTGCCttgcgagagacgcagcacaGCAAAGGCTccgcagaaaagaggcgaaccTCAAAAGTCGCGACAAAGCTCAAGGGCACGCGTCGTTGACCGGTCCTCATGAGGACAGAAGACGGATGAATCAAAAAAGTTGCGACGCGGGAACGGAATCCCGCATGGACACATGCTGCATTCGGTCTTTCCAAAACGCGTGTCACCCTCACACAAAGGTTCCCTCGACGCCTTTGCCCCCACACCCTGCGACTTGGCCCTCTCGCAGACACAGATCCCACGGCACTTTTCGGTCTTTGCTCATCCCGGCGTGAGAGAcgcccgtcgctctcgcgcctcagAACGCATCCCTTCCATCTTCTGCGCTCTCTACGCCGTATCGCTTGCACCGGGTCCGTACGCGTCTGCCTTTGCCTCGAACGTGTCTCCactccggtgtctctgtcgccccTTCGCTCGCCCGCAGTCTCTCAGATCCGTCGCCGCTGGACCGGCGCGAGGACAGCGCGGGGGgactgcgtgtgtgtcgctttctctgcctgggGCGCCCGTTGagcctgtccctctctcggtCGTCTGGGTCAtcaaaaaacgagagaaacgacgtCCCGTGCAGCTTCTCCTCCACGAGCTGCGGCGCCGGCCCCCGACGCACCTCGACTTCGCGGCCTGCGCTGTTCACCCTGCCGACCAcccgtctgcctcggccgACTCGCaccgcttcctcgccccttcgcttccgctcAAGGGTCTCCTCGGCCAGCGCAAGTCCCCGCGATCCCGACGCGAGGAGCGGCTTCTGGCTCGGTGCGCCTCCCGCGCTCATCGTCGGCTGCACGTGCGCCGCGCCGTTCGCCTGGGCAtacgcggaagagaacgaagacgagaacgcggaagaccagagaaacaaagagccGCGTTCCCGTCGCGCGTACTCGAGACCTTCGACGTAGGTGAAGTCGCTGGAacacgacgaagacgagaagaaatcCGCGGTCGTCGCTGTAGCCGCGCTTTGCCTGCGCGCCAACGAGTTCTTCGAGTCCATGGTTACGAGCTTCATTTTCTGCGGACTCAACGCAGCATCCCCACTTTGAGCGACGCACCCCGCCTCAGGCTCGTCCCCGTGTTTCGCGTGccggctgccttcctcttccacgatcgccttctcctcctctggCCCCCAGGCGTCCTGGGCGTCTTGGAAaaacgcctcgccgtcgtaCCAGTCCTCCCAGAGGGttgtcgccttccgcccTCCTCCCGGCTGCGCCCCACCCAGcgagcgtcttcgctcctccTCGCACGTTTGCTCACTGACGCTGCTGCCTCTGTGGTGCGAAGACGCC from Neospora caninum Liverpool complete genome, chromosome XI encodes:
- a CDS encoding putative soluble liver antigen/liver pancreas antigen domain-containing protein — translated: MEKGSFLRLAGDLIGKSYADIADEANHPVKCSKYSGVQRIFEKPAVAPVCCVCYAQARHSRAQQFRKLLEQRRLPEEPWGDLAVTLFLEELANADSNNHLGNVGVGEREGRIFSRLVAQRHFNFAHGIGRSGDIAALQPKAAGSSLLFALARRLALDALHICGVKAARAALPVPFATGLSLTLCFSSLRSVRPASARFIIFSRIDQKACLKSIYSAGFQAEVVEMIRAPGSFALQTDLAAIAAAIDRLKPENVLCVLSTTSTFAPREPDQVDAIARLCQEKGVAHVINNAYGLQCTKCCHLVDQAIRTGRVDAFVQSTDKNFLTPVGGAIIASGDPSSIQKIAATYPGRAGSGPILDLFITLLQMGNSPPVSFLILKSTVCFVPLGQAGLRQLLEERRELYRWFRSELEKVCDQIGSRILLTPNNRISIALDLSFLAEATRNEISRGRETRDESPGKRTEATDEEAREEEDRLLTFFGSALFKRRCSGLRVVPCYSPESSSSSPASAPKSRTLPATPSSASPPADCSSSTSSSTSSAPSSSSLGGEGRACASASESIERNAGKADRQTSEEGLLACPFKLEDQQARKAWRGNQKTICGHTFSNYGSHCENFPVPYCTVAVAIGAKKQELEDFLPRFLRVVEEIKKKARAGTK